A stretch of Lathyrus oleraceus cultivar Zhongwan6 chromosome 6, CAAS_Psat_ZW6_1.0, whole genome shotgun sequence DNA encodes these proteins:
- the LOC127097459 gene encoding uncharacterized protein LOC127097459, producing MACGCSSTAIAEKISWNCALFVALMLVLSSCESSTSDNDELNVQIQNMLQENDFSNNSNNHVNNKVCDEIYVVGEGETLQTIGEKCGDPYIVEENPHIHDPDDVFPGLVIKINPLSLSS from the coding sequence ATGGCTTGTGGGTGTTCATCAACAGCAATAGCAGAGAAGATTTCATGGAACTGTGCTTTGTTTGTGGCACTAATGTTGGTTTTAAGTAGCTGCGAATCAAGTACAAGTGATAATGATGAGTTGAATGTTCAGATTCAGAATATGCTGCAGGAAAATGATTTTAGCAATAATAGTAATAATCATGTCAACAACAAAGTGTGTGATGAGATATATGTTGTTGGTGAGGGAGAGACACTTCAAACAATAGGTGAAAAGTGTGGTGATCCTTATATTGTTGAAGAGAATCCACATATTCATGATCCTGATGATGTTTTCCCTGGCCTCGTTATCAAGATTAATCCTTTGTCTCTTAGTTCATAA